The Conexivisphaera calida genome includes a region encoding these proteins:
- a CDS encoding geranylgeranylglyceryl/heptaprenylglyceryl phosphate synthase encodes MEKRLLRAKEEGRVVVFGLVDPAKPGIGARAARMAAEAGVDAFLVGGSTFVDRDSLDEAIGNIRSLSDVPVILFPGNVNGLTPKADAVLFTSLLNSEDPYYIIGAQVLGAPLVRKYGLEAIPTAYLILHGDTAVSHVGRARELPPGKPELVAMYAMAAGMMGMRFLYLEGGSGSSRHVDPKSVAAARSAYEGFLMVGGGLRAPEAVSAVTSAGADGIVLGTAFESMDVDELKALLEAARRRRT; translated from the coding sequence GTGGAGAAACGTCTGCTCAGGGCGAAGGAGGAGGGGCGCGTGGTCGTCTTCGGGCTTGTTGATCCAGCCAAGCCCGGAATCGGCGCACGCGCCGCAAGGATGGCGGCGGAGGCCGGCGTCGATGCATTCCTGGTTGGCGGCTCCACGTTCGTGGACCGGGATTCCTTGGACGAAGCAATCGGAAACATAAGATCCCTCTCCGACGTCCCCGTGATACTCTTCCCCGGGAACGTCAATGGCCTGACGCCGAAGGCCGATGCCGTGCTCTTCACGTCGTTGCTGAACTCCGAGGATCCATACTACATAATCGGCGCGCAGGTACTGGGAGCTCCGCTCGTGAGGAAGTACGGGCTGGAGGCCATACCGACGGCGTATCTGATCCTACACGGGGATACAGCAGTCTCACACGTGGGCAGGGCGCGCGAGCTGCCGCCCGGCAAGCCCGAGCTGGTGGCGATGTATGCGATGGCCGCCGGTATGATGGGCATGAGGTTCCTATATCTAGAGGGTGGCTCCGGATCCTCGAGGCATGTGGATCCGAAGTCGGTGGCGGCCGCGCGCTCCGCGTACGAGGGATTCCTGATGGTCGGTGGCGGCCTGAGAGCTCCTGAGGCGGTATCGGCGGTCACTTCCGCTGGGGCTGATGGAATAGTGCTCGGGACCGCATTTGAGTCCATGGATGTGGATGAGCTGAAGGCGCTTCTGGAGGCAGCTAGGCGCAGAAGGACCTAA
- the pdo gene encoding protein disulfide oxidoreductase yields MTLIPDREREYIRDIFKERLKGPVVLEAFLTEDESCAYCNEMLVLMKELSELGPNGLITYSAHYRESEPEVFEANRILGPPTLRVRSPDAPYYMMFSGMPAGYEFGALIEDILDVSKGSPRLSPATIEKLRALDKDMEIWVFVTPTCPYCPRAVRMAHMFAMANPRIRGIMVEAMEFPSLAEKYEVMSVPHIVINDSYTFIGALPEPMFLEHVMRAASGETAYEVTEEGVSPVK; encoded by the coding sequence GTGACTCTCATACCGGACAGAGAGCGGGAATATATACGGGATATCTTCAAGGAGAGGTTGAAGGGCCCCGTTGTGCTTGAGGCTTTCCTGACGGAGGACGAAAGCTGCGCCTACTGCAACGAGATGCTGGTTCTGATGAAGGAGCTGTCGGAGCTAGGGCCAAACGGACTCATCACGTACTCCGCGCACTACCGTGAGAGCGAACCGGAGGTCTTCGAGGCGAATAGGATCTTGGGCCCTCCGACGTTGAGGGTACGCTCCCCAGATGCGCCGTATTACATGATGTTCTCGGGGATGCCGGCCGGTTACGAGTTCGGGGCGCTCATAGAAGATATATTAGATGTATCTAAGGGGTCTCCCAGACTCTCGCCTGCGACGATAGAGAAGCTCAGGGCGCTGGACAAGGATATGGAGATCTGGGTTTTCGTGACCCCCACTTGCCCCTACTGTCCGCGCGCGGTCAGAATGGCCCACATGTTCGCCATGGCGAATCCAAGGATAAGGGGCATAATGGTGGAAGCCATGGAATTCCCGTCCTTGGCCGAGAAATATGAGGTCATGTCGGTACCGCATATAGTGATAAACGACTCGTACACATTCATTGGCGCGCTGCCGGAGCCCATGTTCTTGGAACATGTGATGAGAGCTGCGAGCGGCGAGACCGCGTATGAGGTCACGGAAGAGGGCGTTAGTCCTGTAAAATGA
- a CDS encoding RNA-binding protein (Sso10b; forms dimers; interacts with silencing protein Sir2 which regulates Alba by deacetylation of a lysine residue which affects DNA binding affinity; binds double-stranded DNA tightly distributed uniformly and abundantly on the chromosome) codes for MEESALIIVSTKKPVMNYVTACVTAFNSGHRKLLLRARGRSISSAVDVVNLLKSGFLSGLKVERVGVGSEDVDGGNDPVSFIEIEISRP; via the coding sequence ATGGAGGAATCCGCGCTCATAATAGTGAGCACCAAGAAACCCGTCATGAACTATGTGACGGCATGCGTGACCGCGTTCAACTCGGGGCATAGGAAGCTCCTGCTCAGGGCGCGGGGTAGATCCATAAGTAGCGCCGTGGACGTCGTGAACCTGCTGAAGTCGGGGTTCCTCTCCGGGCTCAAGGTGGAGCGCGTGGGCGTGGGGAGCGAGGATGTTGATGGAGGTAACGATCCAGTGTCGTTCATAGAGATAGAGATCTCCAGACCATAA